A window from Megalobrama amblycephala isolate DHTTF-2021 linkage group LG9, ASM1881202v1, whole genome shotgun sequence encodes these proteins:
- the lrp12 gene encoding low-density lipoprotein receptor-related protein 12 isoform X1 translates to MAYILSLNKTCLLWTLLLFIFMGNAVSSEHSENVYVSGMSNACGDVAEQIRASSGVITSPGWPFEYPSRINCSWNIRANPGEIITISFQDFEIQSSHRCGLDWISIGTYKNLDGYRACGSSIPAPYISSQDHVWIKFHSDDSMTGKGFRLSYITGKSEEASCKPDQFHCANGKCIPESWKCNTMDECGDNSDEELCVQPNPSAFFSFQPCAFNQFPCLSRYTRVYTCLPESLKCDGSIDCQDLGDEIDCDVPTCGEWLRNFYGTFSSPNYPDFYPPGSNCTWLIDTGDHRKVILRFMDFKLDGTGYGDYVKVYDGLEENPRRLLRVLTAFDSRAPVAVVSSSGQLRIHFYADKINAARGFNVTYQVDGFCLPWEIPCGGNWGCYTEQQRCDGYWHCPNGRDELNCSNCQEDEFPCSRNGACYPRSDRCNYQNRCPNGSDEKNCFFCQPGNFHCKNNRCVFESWVCDAQDDCGDGSDEESCPVIVPTRVITAAVIGSLICGLLLVIALGCTCKLYSLRMFERRSFETQLSRVEAELLRREAPPSYGQLIAQGLIPPVEDFPVCSGNQASVLENLRLAVRSQLGFTSIRLPTTGRHGNIWRRLFNFTRSRRSGSLALVSADTEEGTDGNASAREPERLGSHRGLLPLDSDDTDTESDHHPRRDVPGAVGGLMAPLPQKTPPTTAVEAIVSVSASSAPLVSRESSISESISESSGVTGPPCTTTATSARSPFSSALSRVTRSLRWIRFSLGRSGDGGSSGIGQNHSPLRQLEQGSAGCTGVGIRGEDEDDVELLIPVSDAGSLDSDESSRPLLEQGLEQAFVPHLAPTAVSLRGRLVGRDGPCEHCGIVHTAQIPDACLEATAKTETSDDESLLLC, encoded by the exons ATGGCCTACATTTTGAGCCTAAACAAGACCTGTTTGCTATGGACACTTCTACTCTTCATTTTTATGG GAAATGCAGTTTCTTCGGAGCACAGCGAGAATGTATATGTATCTGGGATGTCAAACG CCTGTGGAGATGTAGCGGAGCAGATAAGGGCATCCAGTGGAGTGATAACCAGCCCTGGCTGGCCCTTTGAATACCCTTCTCGAATCAACTGCAGCTGGAACATCAGGGCCAACCCTGGAGAGATCATCACCATCAG TTTTCAGGACTTTGAAATTCAGAGCTCGCACCGATGTGGTTTAGACTGGATCTCCATTGGCACCTACAAGAACCTAGATGGGTACCGGGCCTGTGGCTCATCCATTCCGGCCCCTTACATTTCCTCTCAGGATCACGTGTGGATCAAGTTCCACTCTGATGACAGCATGACTGGAAAGGGCTTCAGGCTCTCTTACATAACAG GGAAATCAGAAGAAGCCAGTTGCAAGCCTGACCAATTCCACTGTGCTAATGGGAAGTGTATCCCGGAGTCATGGAAGTGTAACACCATGGATGAATGTGGCGATAACTCAGACGAGGAGCTGTGCGTACAGCCAAACCCCTCCGCGTTCTTCTCCTTCCAACCCTGCGCCTTTAACCAGTTCCCTTGTCTCTCGCGCTACACCCGTGTTTACACCTGTCTGCCAGAGTCCCTCAAATGTGATGGTAGCATTGACTGTCAAGACTTGGGTGATGAGATCGACTGTGACGTACCCACCTGTGGCGAATGGCTGCGCAATTTCTACGGTACTTTCAGCTCACCCAACTATCCTGACTTTTATCCGCCTGGTAGTAACTGCACCTGGCTGATCGACACTGGTGACCACCGTAAGGTTATCTTACGCTTTATGGACTTCAAGCTGGATGGCACAGGTTATGGCGATTATGTTAAAGTCTACGATGGATTAGAGGAGAACCCAAGGCGTCTGTTGCGTGTGTTGACGGCATTTGACTCTCGAGCCCCTGTAGCGGTGGTGTCATCTTCAGGACAGCTTCGGATACACTTTTATGCAGACAAAATCAATGCAGCTCGAGGCTTTAATGTTACATATCAAGTAGATGGCTTCTGTTTGCCTTGGGAAATCCCATGTGGAGGGAACTGGGGTTGCTACACTGAACAACAGCGCTGTGACGGCTACTGGCACTGTCCCAATGGCAGGGACGAGCTCAACTGCAGCAACTGCCAGGAGGATGAGTTCCCATGCTCACGAAACGGTGCCTGCTACCCACGTTCTGACCGGTGCAACTACCAGAACCGTTGCCCAAATGGCTCCGATGAGAAGAACTGCTTTTTCTGCCAACCTGGAAACTTCCACTGCAAGAACAACCGCTGTGTTTTTGAAAGCTGGGTGTGTGATGCACAAGACGACTGTGGGGATGGAAGTGATGAAGAGAGCTGTCCAGTAATTGTACCCACACGAGTAATTACTGCCGCTGTAATCGGGAGTCTGATCTGTGGCCTGCTGCTTGTCATTGCTCTGGGCTGCACCTGCAAATTGTATTCACTCAGGATGTTTGAGCGCAG GTCATTTGAGACTCAGCTTTCTAGAGTGGAAGCTGAGTTACTGAGAAGAGAAGCCCCTCCCTCATATGGGCAGCTGATTGCTCAAGGACTGATCCCCCCAGTGGAAGATTTTCCTGTCTGCTCTGGAAATCAG GCATCTGTTTTAGAAAACCTAAGACTGGCAGTCCGTTCTCAGCTGGGATTCACCTCAATCCGACTCCCCACCACAGGGCGCCATGGCAACATCTGGAGACGCCTGTTCAATTTCACACGTTCACGGCGATCTGGTTCTCTTGCGCTAGTGTCTGCAGACACTGAAGAGGGTACTGATGGCAATGCCTCGGCACGTGAGCCGGAGAGGCTTGGCTCTCACCGTGGACTCTTGCCATTGGACTCCGATGACACAGACACTGAAAGTGACCACCATCCCCGCAGGGATGTCCCCGGAGCTGTTGGAGGCCTGATGGCCCCACTACCACAGAAAACTCCCCCTACAACAGCCGTGGAAGCCATCGTCTCGGTGTCTGCCAGCTCTGCCCCACTGGTCAGCCGAGAGAGCAGCATCTCTGAGAGTATCTCAGAAAGTTCTGGAGTAACTGGACCTCCGTGTACTACTACTGCTACTTCTGCAAGGAGCCCCTTCAGCAGTGCTTTAAGCCGGGTCACCCGCAGCCTGCGCTGGATTCGTTTCTCTCTAGGTCGCTCTGGCGACGGAGGGTCAAGTGGCATTGGGCAGAATCACAGCCCTCTGCGGCAACTGGAGCAAGGAAGTGCGGGCTGTACTGGTGTCGGGATTAGGGGTGAGGACGAGGATGACGTGGAGCTCCTCATTCCTGTCTCGGACGCCGGCTCCCTGGACAGTGATGAGAGCTCCAGGCCCCTGCTGGAACAAGGCCTGGAGCAGGCTTTTGTGCCCCACCTCGCCCCCACTGCCGTCTCTCTCAGAGGCCGGCTGGTGGGTAGGGACGGCCCCTGTGAACACTGTGGAATTGTCCATACGGCGCAGATCCCAGACGCTTGTCTGGAGGCGACGGCAAAAACAGAAACTAGTGATGATGAGTCACTGCTGCTCTGTTAA
- the lrp12 gene encoding low-density lipoprotein receptor-related protein 12 isoform X2: MQFLRSTARMYMYLGCQTVKFSCGDVAEQIRASSGVITSPGWPFEYPSRINCSWNIRANPGEIITISFQDFEIQSSHRCGLDWISIGTYKNLDGYRACGSSIPAPYISSQDHVWIKFHSDDSMTGKGFRLSYITGKSEEASCKPDQFHCANGKCIPESWKCNTMDECGDNSDEELCVQPNPSAFFSFQPCAFNQFPCLSRYTRVYTCLPESLKCDGSIDCQDLGDEIDCDVPTCGEWLRNFYGTFSSPNYPDFYPPGSNCTWLIDTGDHRKVILRFMDFKLDGTGYGDYVKVYDGLEENPRRLLRVLTAFDSRAPVAVVSSSGQLRIHFYADKINAARGFNVTYQVDGFCLPWEIPCGGNWGCYTEQQRCDGYWHCPNGRDELNCSNCQEDEFPCSRNGACYPRSDRCNYQNRCPNGSDEKNCFFCQPGNFHCKNNRCVFESWVCDAQDDCGDGSDEESCPVIVPTRVITAAVIGSLICGLLLVIALGCTCKLYSLRMFERRSFETQLSRVEAELLRREAPPSYGQLIAQGLIPPVEDFPVCSGNQASVLENLRLAVRSQLGFTSIRLPTTGRHGNIWRRLFNFTRSRRSGSLALVSADTEEGTDGNASAREPERLGSHRGLLPLDSDDTDTESDHHPRRDVPGAVGGLMAPLPQKTPPTTAVEAIVSVSASSAPLVSRESSISESISESSGVTGPPCTTTATSARSPFSSALSRVTRSLRWIRFSLGRSGDGGSSGIGQNHSPLRQLEQGSAGCTGVGIRGEDEDDVELLIPVSDAGSLDSDESSRPLLEQGLEQAFVPHLAPTAVSLRGRLVGRDGPCEHCGIVHTAQIPDACLEATAKTETSDDESLLLC, encoded by the exons ATGCAGTTTCTTCGGAGCACAGCGAGAATGTATATGTATCTGGGATGTCAAACGGTAAAGTTCT CCTGTGGAGATGTAGCGGAGCAGATAAGGGCATCCAGTGGAGTGATAACCAGCCCTGGCTGGCCCTTTGAATACCCTTCTCGAATCAACTGCAGCTGGAACATCAGGGCCAACCCTGGAGAGATCATCACCATCAG TTTTCAGGACTTTGAAATTCAGAGCTCGCACCGATGTGGTTTAGACTGGATCTCCATTGGCACCTACAAGAACCTAGATGGGTACCGGGCCTGTGGCTCATCCATTCCGGCCCCTTACATTTCCTCTCAGGATCACGTGTGGATCAAGTTCCACTCTGATGACAGCATGACTGGAAAGGGCTTCAGGCTCTCTTACATAACAG GGAAATCAGAAGAAGCCAGTTGCAAGCCTGACCAATTCCACTGTGCTAATGGGAAGTGTATCCCGGAGTCATGGAAGTGTAACACCATGGATGAATGTGGCGATAACTCAGACGAGGAGCTGTGCGTACAGCCAAACCCCTCCGCGTTCTTCTCCTTCCAACCCTGCGCCTTTAACCAGTTCCCTTGTCTCTCGCGCTACACCCGTGTTTACACCTGTCTGCCAGAGTCCCTCAAATGTGATGGTAGCATTGACTGTCAAGACTTGGGTGATGAGATCGACTGTGACGTACCCACCTGTGGCGAATGGCTGCGCAATTTCTACGGTACTTTCAGCTCACCCAACTATCCTGACTTTTATCCGCCTGGTAGTAACTGCACCTGGCTGATCGACACTGGTGACCACCGTAAGGTTATCTTACGCTTTATGGACTTCAAGCTGGATGGCACAGGTTATGGCGATTATGTTAAAGTCTACGATGGATTAGAGGAGAACCCAAGGCGTCTGTTGCGTGTGTTGACGGCATTTGACTCTCGAGCCCCTGTAGCGGTGGTGTCATCTTCAGGACAGCTTCGGATACACTTTTATGCAGACAAAATCAATGCAGCTCGAGGCTTTAATGTTACATATCAAGTAGATGGCTTCTGTTTGCCTTGGGAAATCCCATGTGGAGGGAACTGGGGTTGCTACACTGAACAACAGCGCTGTGACGGCTACTGGCACTGTCCCAATGGCAGGGACGAGCTCAACTGCAGCAACTGCCAGGAGGATGAGTTCCCATGCTCACGAAACGGTGCCTGCTACCCACGTTCTGACCGGTGCAACTACCAGAACCGTTGCCCAAATGGCTCCGATGAGAAGAACTGCTTTTTCTGCCAACCTGGAAACTTCCACTGCAAGAACAACCGCTGTGTTTTTGAAAGCTGGGTGTGTGATGCACAAGACGACTGTGGGGATGGAAGTGATGAAGAGAGCTGTCCAGTAATTGTACCCACACGAGTAATTACTGCCGCTGTAATCGGGAGTCTGATCTGTGGCCTGCTGCTTGTCATTGCTCTGGGCTGCACCTGCAAATTGTATTCACTCAGGATGTTTGAGCGCAG GTCATTTGAGACTCAGCTTTCTAGAGTGGAAGCTGAGTTACTGAGAAGAGAAGCCCCTCCCTCATATGGGCAGCTGATTGCTCAAGGACTGATCCCCCCAGTGGAAGATTTTCCTGTCTGCTCTGGAAATCAG GCATCTGTTTTAGAAAACCTAAGACTGGCAGTCCGTTCTCAGCTGGGATTCACCTCAATCCGACTCCCCACCACAGGGCGCCATGGCAACATCTGGAGACGCCTGTTCAATTTCACACGTTCACGGCGATCTGGTTCTCTTGCGCTAGTGTCTGCAGACACTGAAGAGGGTACTGATGGCAATGCCTCGGCACGTGAGCCGGAGAGGCTTGGCTCTCACCGTGGACTCTTGCCATTGGACTCCGATGACACAGACACTGAAAGTGACCACCATCCCCGCAGGGATGTCCCCGGAGCTGTTGGAGGCCTGATGGCCCCACTACCACAGAAAACTCCCCCTACAACAGCCGTGGAAGCCATCGTCTCGGTGTCTGCCAGCTCTGCCCCACTGGTCAGCCGAGAGAGCAGCATCTCTGAGAGTATCTCAGAAAGTTCTGGAGTAACTGGACCTCCGTGTACTACTACTGCTACTTCTGCAAGGAGCCCCTTCAGCAGTGCTTTAAGCCGGGTCACCCGCAGCCTGCGCTGGATTCGTTTCTCTCTAGGTCGCTCTGGCGACGGAGGGTCAAGTGGCATTGGGCAGAATCACAGCCCTCTGCGGCAACTGGAGCAAGGAAGTGCGGGCTGTACTGGTGTCGGGATTAGGGGTGAGGACGAGGATGACGTGGAGCTCCTCATTCCTGTCTCGGACGCCGGCTCCCTGGACAGTGATGAGAGCTCCAGGCCCCTGCTGGAACAAGGCCTGGAGCAGGCTTTTGTGCCCCACCTCGCCCCCACTGCCGTCTCTCTCAGAGGCCGGCTGGTGGGTAGGGACGGCCCCTGTGAACACTGTGGAATTGTCCATACGGCGCAGATCCCAGACGCTTGTCTGGAGGCGACGGCAAAAACAGAAACTAGTGATGATGAGTCACTGCTGCTCTGTTAA